From a single Halodesulfovibrio marinisediminis DSM 17456 genomic region:
- the recA gene encoding recombinase RecA has product MATKSAMSPDDMRREALKTAMSTIQRKYGQGSVMKLNDDAHVAIPVIPTGSITLDLALGIGGIPKGRVTEIYGPESSGKTTLALHAIAQCQKQGGTAAFIDAEHALDPTYARRLGVDTEALLISQPDYGEQALDIADMLVRSGAVDIIVIDSVAALIPQSELEGNMGETQVGSQARLMSHALRKLTGTIHKSNVSVIFINQIRMKIGTMGYGNPETTTGGNALKFYSSIRIDVRRIQSLKDKDEVFGNRTRAKIVKNKVAPPFREALFDILYGTGISRTGELLDLGVEHGIVDKSGAWYAYGSERLGQGKENVRAFLNENDAIRDQIEKKLLTHLGVIEEGTEEAKPEEAADPKKSSKK; this is encoded by the coding sequence ATGGCTACTAAATCCGCAATGAGTCCGGATGACATGCGTCGTGAGGCTCTTAAAACAGCAATGAGCACTATTCAGCGTAAATACGGACAGGGTTCCGTAATGAAGCTGAATGACGATGCACACGTCGCTATCCCTGTTATTCCTACCGGCTCTATTACACTTGACCTTGCACTGGGTATTGGCGGCATCCCTAAAGGTCGTGTTACTGAAATTTACGGTCCTGAATCTTCCGGTAAAACCACCCTTGCACTGCACGCCATTGCACAGTGTCAGAAACAGGGCGGAACAGCTGCATTTATCGATGCTGAGCATGCGCTTGACCCTACATATGCACGTCGTCTTGGTGTAGACACTGAAGCTCTGCTTATTTCTCAGCCGGATTACGGCGAACAGGCACTTGATATTGCCGACATGCTCGTACGTTCCGGTGCTGTTGATATTATTGTTATCGACTCCGTTGCTGCCCTTATCCCGCAGTCTGAACTTGAAGGTAACATGGGTGAAACACAGGTAGGCAGTCAGGCTCGCCTCATGTCTCACGCCCTGCGTAAACTTACCGGTACCATTCATAAATCCAACGTAAGTGTTATCTTCATCAACCAGATCCGTATGAAGATCGGCACAATGGGCTATGGTAACCCTGAAACCACTACTGGTGGTAACGCACTTAAATTCTACTCTTCTATCCGTATTGACGTACGCCGTATTCAATCTCTTAAAGACAAAGATGAAGTATTCGGTAACCGCACACGCGCAAAAATCGTAAAAAACAAAGTTGCACCACCGTTCCGTGAGGCTTTATTCGATATTTTATACGGAACAGGCATATCCCGTACTGGCGAATTGCTTGATCTTGGTGTAGAACACGGCATAGTAGATAAAAGTGGTGCCTGGTACGCGTATGGCTCTGAACGATTAGGTCAGGGTAAGGAAAACGTTCGAGCTTTCTTGAACGAGAACGACGCGATCAGAGACCAGATTGAAAAGAAATTACTTACACATCTGGGCGTAATTGAGGAAGGAACTGAGGAAGCAAAGCCTGAAGAAGCTGCTGATCCTAAAAAATCTTCCAAAAAATAG
- the alaS gene encoding alanine--tRNA ligase, which produces MMTANEIREKFLKFFEDRGHEIVPSSGLIPADDPTLLFTNAGMVQFKKTFLGQEKRAYVRATSSQKCLRVGGKHNDLENVGRTARHHTFFEMLGNFSFGDYFKKDAIRYAWEFITEELKLPKEKLYITIYSDDDEAKELWMTEAGVPEDRIFRLGEKDNFWSMGDTGPCGPCTEIHIDQGEHMTCGPDCGIGKCDCDRFLEIWNLVFMQFNQDEQGIRTPLPKPNIDTGMGLERIAAVCQGVYSNYDTDLFLEFINFTANLAGVTYKKDGDDVDTALRVIADHSRAIAFMISDGILPSNEGRGYVLRRLIRRAYRFGRLMGLSGCYIHKSVAKVVEVMGDQYPELRENAEFMDRVVIMEEEGFNKTLDKGLALLEDEILAVENTAKKELKGETVFKLYDTYGFPIDIINDIAEKRGIAVDEEGFNAFMAQQKQRAKAAWKGAAGDTLAARFQSLLEEGLRCEFVGYTNLGTDSRIAVLMNEDAETVESLIAGQKGYLVTSKTPFYGESGGQSGDHGEISADSGKATVLDTLKPNAELTVHHIEVAEGTIRNEQEVNMQVSEELRLAAARNHTCTHLLHAALRRVLGDHVKQSGSLVTPDRLRFDFTHISALTPEEIKAIELDVNTAIMANIPLDVAEMDYDKAVEKGAMALFGEKYEDKVRVVAIGDNSVELCGGTHLSATGQAGSFFVLSDSGVAAGIRRIEATTGFNALNLSLGNREELQDIAGLVKGKPGDVANRVKGLQQENRSLRKEMEKLAAKAASSQGGDLMSNVTDVDGVKVLAARVDVPNVKALRDIMDDIRSKLGSGIACLASADAEGKVTLLVAVTKDLNEKFKAGQLIGQIAAEVGGKGGGRPDMAQAGGNNPNGINAAFDKLKTLIKG; this is translated from the coding sequence GTGATGACCGCAAACGAAATTCGAGAGAAGTTTCTCAAATTCTTCGAGGACAGAGGACATGAAATCGTGCCTTCTTCAGGCCTCATTCCTGCCGACGACCCTACTCTGCTCTTCACTAACGCAGGCATGGTTCAGTTTAAAAAAACCTTCCTCGGTCAGGAAAAACGAGCGTATGTGCGAGCCACCTCTTCCCAGAAGTGCCTGCGCGTAGGCGGCAAACACAACGACCTTGAAAACGTAGGCCGTACAGCACGCCACCACACCTTCTTTGAAATGCTCGGTAACTTCAGCTTTGGCGATTACTTCAAAAAAGATGCAATCCGTTACGCATGGGAGTTCATCACTGAAGAACTCAAGCTTCCAAAAGAGAAACTCTACATCACCATCTACAGCGATGATGACGAAGCTAAAGAACTCTGGATGACAGAAGCTGGCGTTCCTGAAGACAGAATTTTCCGTCTCGGCGAAAAGGACAACTTCTGGTCTATGGGGGACACCGGCCCTTGCGGTCCGTGTACTGAAATCCATATCGACCAGGGTGAACACATGACCTGTGGCCCTGACTGCGGTATCGGCAAATGTGACTGTGACCGCTTCCTTGAGATCTGGAACCTCGTGTTCATGCAGTTCAATCAGGACGAACAGGGCATCCGAACTCCTCTGCCTAAACCAAACATCGATACCGGCATGGGCCTTGAGCGTATTGCTGCGGTTTGTCAGGGCGTGTACTCCAACTACGACACAGACCTTTTCCTCGAGTTCATCAACTTTACTGCGAACCTTGCAGGCGTGACCTACAAGAAAGACGGTGATGACGTGGATACAGCTCTCCGCGTTATTGCTGACCACAGCCGCGCTATCGCATTCATGATCAGCGACGGCATCCTTCCTTCCAACGAAGGCCGCGGATATGTTCTGCGCCGCCTCATCCGCCGTGCGTACCGTTTTGGTCGCCTGATGGGGCTTTCCGGCTGCTACATCCACAAATCTGTAGCAAAAGTTGTTGAAGTAATGGGTGACCAGTACCCAGAACTTCGCGAAAACGCAGAGTTCATGGATCGTGTTGTGATCATGGAAGAAGAAGGCTTCAACAAAACTCTGGATAAAGGTCTTGCTCTTCTGGAAGACGAAATCCTTGCTGTTGAAAACACCGCGAAAAAAGAACTCAAAGGCGAAACCGTATTTAAACTGTACGACACTTACGGCTTCCCTATCGACATCATCAACGACATCGCTGAAAAGCGCGGCATCGCTGTTGATGAAGAAGGCTTCAATGCATTCATGGCACAGCAGAAACAGCGTGCTAAGGCTGCTTGGAAAGGCGCAGCTGGTGACACCCTTGCAGCTCGTTTCCAGTCCCTCCTTGAAGAAGGTCTGCGTTGCGAGTTCGTAGGCTACACCAACCTCGGCACTGACAGCCGTATTGCTGTACTCATGAATGAGGACGCAGAAACTGTAGAATCTCTTATTGCTGGCCAAAAAGGCTACCTTGTTACCAGCAAAACTCCATTCTACGGTGAATCCGGCGGTCAGTCCGGTGACCATGGTGAAATATCTGCGGACTCCGGTAAAGCTACCGTACTCGATACTCTGAAGCCTAATGCAGAGCTTACCGTACATCATATCGAAGTTGCTGAAGGCACCATCCGCAACGAACAGGAAGTGAACATGCAGGTAAGCGAAGAACTTCGCCTTGCTGCTGCACGTAACCACACCTGTACTCACTTGCTCCACGCTGCACTCCGCCGCGTGCTGGGTGATCATGTAAAACAGTCCGGTTCTCTGGTAACCCCAGATCGTCTGCGTTTCGACTTCACCCACATTTCCGCTCTTACTCCAGAAGAAATCAAAGCGATTGAACTGGATGTAAACACAGCGATTATGGCAAACATCCCTCTTGATGTTGCGGAGATGGACTACGACAAAGCAGTTGAAAAAGGTGCTATGGCACTCTTCGGCGAAAAATACGAAGACAAAGTACGTGTTGTTGCTATCGGCGACAATTCTGTTGAACTTTGTGGTGGTACTCACCTTTCTGCTACCGGTCAGGCTGGGTCCTTCTTTGTACTGTCTGACAGCGGCGTTGCTGCTGGCATCCGTCGTATTGAAGCAACAACCGGCTTTAACGCACTCAACCTCTCCCTTGGCAACCGTGAAGAGCTGCAGGACATTGCAGGTCTTGTAAAAGGCAAGCCAGGTGATGTTGCTAACCGCGTTAAAGGCCTACAACAGGAAAACCGCTCCCTGCGTAAAGAAATGGAAAAACTCGCAGCAAAAGCGGCTTCCAGTCAGGGTGGCGACCTTATGTCCAACGTTACCGACGTTGATGGCGTAAAAGTCCTCGCAGCACGTGTGGACGTTCCTAACGTAAAAGCACTGCGTGACATCATGGATGACATCCGCTCCAAACTTGGTTCCGGTATCGCATGTCTTGCTAGTGCAGATGCTGAAGGCAAAGTAACCCTGCTCGTGGCTGTTACTAAAGACCTCAATGAGAAGTTCAAAGCTGGTCAGCTCATCGGTCAAATTGCAGCTGAAGTAGGCGGTAAAGGCGGCGGTCGACCTGATATGGCTCAGGCTGGCGGTAACAATCCAAATGGTATCAACGCTGCATTCGACAAGCTTAAAACCCTCATAAAAGGCTAA
- a CDS encoding YybH family protein, producing the protein MKNLVGLLMVCMLLPAGAFAEEPVIPLEKITDPDMAHALFVKAMNEKNIDQLCAMYTDDAVMVLRDGKLEVSGPSRIRRVFSIMVDMVESLDIETVYQVEAENTVLFRSKYRSVYVTPDGEREEVVSSGVEVLEKQEDGTWLFTIDHQNGGANVL; encoded by the coding sequence ATGAAAAATCTAGTTGGCCTCCTTATGGTATGTATGCTCCTACCAGCAGGTGCCTTTGCAGAAGAACCTGTGATTCCCCTAGAGAAAATTACAGATCCGGACATGGCGCATGCATTGTTCGTCAAGGCGATGAATGAAAAAAATATTGATCAGCTCTGTGCTATGTATACTGATGATGCAGTAATGGTGCTGCGAGATGGAAAACTTGAAGTGAGTGGTCCGAGTCGTATCAGAAGAGTTTTTTCCATAATGGTTGACATGGTGGAATCACTTGATATTGAGACCGTATATCAGGTTGAAGCAGAGAATACTGTTTTGTTCAGATCAAAATATCGTTCTGTGTACGTTACGCCTGATGGAGAGAGAGAAGAGGTGGTCAGTAGCGGTGTCGAAGTGCTGGAAAAGCAGGAAGACGGGACATGGTTATTTACTATTGATCACCAGAACGGCGGAGCAAATGTTTTGTAA
- a CDS encoding dicarboxylate/amino acid:cation symporter — protein MKLWTKILIGMIVGVVVGAFVPAVVPYVSPVGTLFINAIKMLIVPLVFASLVTGMTSMDDVKKLGRISFKTISIYLTTTVIAISIGLIIGELLQPGAGMNLAAAGEQVTKEAPSLANTLTGLIPKNPIDAMVKGNILQIIVFAIFVGLSINFAGEKGAPVKSFFESLAEVMYSMTSIVMACAPYGVAALIAKVVAQYGLDALLPLAKIICAMYLGAIVHIFFTYGSYVTTIGRLNPVKFFRGIVDAQMVAFSTSSSAGTLPATIRCTEKNLGVSPSISSFVLPLGATINMDGTAIYQGVCALFIAQAYNIDLTLGNIVTIMLTGTLASIGTAGVPGAGLIMLSLILSSVGLPMEGIALIAGIDRVLDMARTTVNISGDAMTAVLVSRTENELNEEVYNAS, from the coding sequence ATGAAGTTGTGGACTAAAATCCTCATCGGTATGATTGTAGGTGTAGTTGTTGGTGCGTTTGTACCGGCAGTGGTACCATACGTTTCCCCTGTAGGGACTTTGTTTATTAATGCAATCAAAATGTTGATCGTTCCATTGGTGTTTGCATCCCTCGTGACTGGTATGACCAGCATGGACGATGTGAAAAAACTTGGTCGTATCAGTTTTAAGACCATCAGCATTTACCTCACCACTACCGTGATTGCGATTTCTATCGGCCTCATTATTGGTGAACTCCTCCAGCCTGGCGCAGGCATGAACCTTGCCGCTGCCGGTGAGCAGGTTACTAAAGAAGCGCCATCCCTTGCTAATACTTTGACCGGACTTATTCCTAAGAATCCGATTGACGCAATGGTGAAAGGCAACATCTTGCAGATTATTGTGTTTGCAATCTTCGTTGGTCTTTCCATCAACTTTGCAGGCGAAAAAGGTGCTCCTGTTAAGAGCTTCTTCGAATCTCTCGCAGAAGTAATGTACTCTATGACTTCAATTGTTATGGCGTGTGCTCCTTATGGTGTTGCTGCTCTTATCGCAAAAGTTGTTGCTCAGTACGGTCTGGATGCGCTTTTGCCACTCGCAAAAATCATCTGTGCCATGTACCTTGGTGCAATTGTACACATCTTCTTCACTTACGGTAGCTACGTAACTACCATCGGTCGTCTGAACCCAGTGAAGTTCTTCCGCGGCATCGTTGATGCCCAGATGGTAGCATTCTCTACTTCATCCAGTGCTGGTACTCTTCCTGCGACAATTCGTTGTACTGAAAAGAACCTCGGCGTTTCTCCTTCCATCTCCAGCTTCGTGCTTCCGCTTGGTGCAACCATCAACATGGACGGCACAGCAATTTATCAGGGTGTATGTGCGTTATTTATTGCTCAGGCATACAACATTGATCTTACTCTTGGTAATATTGTGACTATCATGCTGACCGGTACTCTTGCTTCCATCGGTACTGCCGGTGTTCCGGGTGCAGGTCTTATCATGCTTTCCCTGATTCTTTCTTCTGTAGGTCTTCCTATGGAAGGTATTGCGCTCATCGCTGGTATTGACCGTGTTCTTGATATGGCACGTACCACCGTTAACATTTCCGGTGACGCAATGACTGCAGTTCTCGTATCTCGCACTGAGAATGAGCTTAACGAAGAAGTGTACAACGCATCTTAG
- the phoU gene encoding phosphate signaling complex protein PhoU → METHFHAKLDDLRAKLLEMAARAQNAIEYATTALLQRDVELAERVIKEDRFIDEIECDIDEMSLRLLALDTPVAIDLRSIVGIMRVAVNLERIGDQAVNIARQAKYLSSRPELPFKENMEELCSVALDMLRTSIVAFREGDSLLAREVCRMDQECDDLDVEVIKELVSYMGYESPAVKRAVAAILTSRSLERVGDLATNIGEAVVFIVEGESIKHKICS, encoded by the coding sequence ATGGAGACGCATTTTCACGCAAAGCTTGATGATCTGCGCGCTAAATTACTTGAGATGGCGGCACGGGCTCAGAATGCGATTGAGTATGCCACTACTGCACTTTTACAGCGTGATGTAGAACTCGCAGAGCGTGTAATTAAAGAAGACAGATTTATTGATGAGATTGAATGCGATATTGATGAAATGTCTTTGCGCCTTTTAGCTTTGGATACCCCTGTTGCGATTGATTTACGTTCGATTGTTGGGATAATGCGCGTGGCTGTGAACCTTGAGCGGATTGGGGATCAGGCTGTAAACATTGCACGTCAGGCCAAGTATCTGTCCTCAAGACCGGAATTGCCATTCAAAGAGAACATGGAAGAACTATGTTCCGTTGCATTGGACATGTTACGGACCTCAATAGTGGCTTTTCGTGAGGGGGATTCTTTGCTTGCCCGAGAGGTTTGCCGTATGGACCAAGAGTGTGATGATTTGGATGTAGAAGTGATCAAGGAACTGGTTAGCTATATGGGGTACGAGTCTCCGGCTGTTAAACGTGCTGTGGCTGCAATTCTAACCTCCCGTAGTTTGGAAAGAGTTGGTGACCTTGCTACAAATATTGGCGAAGCGGTTGTTTTCATAGTTGAAGGTGAGAGCATAAAGCATAAAATTTGTAGCTAG
- the pstB gene encoding phosphate ABC transporter ATP-binding protein PstB translates to MKMYARGLNFYYGDFQALEDINLEFAQNQVTALIGPSGCGKSTFLRCLNRMNDLIPVARVEGEIVLDGTNIYTPKLDVVELRRRVGMVFQKPNPFPKTIFENVAYGLRVNGIKDASYLAAKVEESLKHAALWDEVKDRLDTSALGLSGGQQQRLCIARALAVEPEVLLMDEPASALDPIATQKIEELIFELKKNYTIIIVTHSMQQAARVSDNTAFFYMGKLIEHGDTEVLFTRPAQKQTEDYITGRFG, encoded by the coding sequence ATGAAAATGTATGCTAGGGGGCTGAATTTCTACTACGGAGATTTTCAGGCATTGGAAGATATTAATCTTGAATTTGCGCAGAATCAGGTGACCGCGCTTATTGGCCCTTCAGGTTGTGGTAAGTCAACCTTTTTGCGTTGTCTGAACCGCATGAACGATCTTATTCCTGTGGCGCGAGTTGAAGGGGAGATTGTTCTTGATGGTACTAATATCTATACCCCCAAACTGGATGTCGTAGAGCTACGCCGTCGTGTGGGAATGGTTTTTCAGAAGCCGAATCCGTTTCCGAAAACTATTTTTGAAAATGTTGCATATGGCTTGCGCGTAAATGGCATTAAGGATGCTTCTTACCTTGCTGCAAAAGTAGAGGAAAGCCTTAAACACGCTGCACTTTGGGACGAAGTAAAAGATCGTCTTGATACCTCTGCTCTGGGGCTTTCCGGTGGACAGCAGCAGCGTCTTTGTATTGCTCGTGCATTGGCGGTTGAGCCGGAAGTGCTTCTTATGGATGAGCCAGCATCTGCGCTTGATCCAATTGCTACGCAGAAAATTGAAGAGCTTATTTTTGAGCTTAAAAAGAACTACACCATCATTATTGTTACTCACAGCATGCAGCAGGCAGCACGTGTTTCTGATAATACTGCCTTTTTCTACATGGGCAAACTTATTGAACATGGTGATACGGAAGTACTGTTTACAAGACCTGCGCAGAAGCAGACAGAAGATTACATAACTGGCAGATTCGGTTAG
- a CDS encoding response regulator, with the protein MANTILLVEDDEDIRQLLTFTFEAAGFNVITRSDGQEGLDTAMAELPDVVILDIMLPSMSGLDICKVLKRNAETESIPVIMLTARGEEVDRVVGLELGADDYVVKPFSPRELVLRVRAVLKRNAPVEPVTKAASLQMDGLVVDMDAYKVLIDGEEVLLTATEFKLLVELLKNKGRVRTRDQLLNTVWGYEFEGYARTVDTHVRRLRQKIGDYANYIETMRGVGYRFKE; encoded by the coding sequence ATGGCTAATACTATTTTGCTTGTAGAAGATGATGAGGATATCAGACAACTGCTCACATTCACGTTTGAAGCAGCAGGGTTTAATGTCATTACCCGTTCTGATGGTCAGGAAGGGCTTGATACCGCAATGGCAGAGCTTCCTGATGTTGTGATTCTGGATATTATGCTTCCGTCTATGAGTGGGCTGGATATCTGCAAGGTACTCAAGCGTAATGCTGAGACTGAGTCGATTCCGGTTATTATGCTTACCGCCCGTGGTGAAGAAGTGGATCGTGTTGTCGGTCTGGAGCTTGGTGCTGACGACTATGTTGTAAAGCCTTTCAGTCCGCGTGAATTGGTATTGCGTGTGCGCGCTGTACTCAAACGTAATGCACCAGTAGAGCCTGTTACAAAAGCAGCTAGTCTTCAAATGGATGGTCTTGTTGTTGATATGGACGCTTATAAAGTTCTTATCGACGGTGAAGAAGTGTTGTTAACAGCAACAGAATTTAAACTACTCGTAGAGCTACTTAAGAATAAAGGTCGAGTACGAACCCGAGATCAGTTGTTGAACACCGTATGGGGATATGAGTTTGAAGGCTACGCCCGTACTGTGGACACACATGTACGTCGATTGCGCCAAAAAATTGGAGACTACGCAAATTACATCGAAACCATGCGTGGTGTCGGATATAGATTTAAGGAATAG
- a CDS encoding 3'-5' exonuclease, producing the protein MMYDPELYKRKITKEEINALPLRRYDGDICLIRTEGELQYAVNRMREEDLLGFDTETRPTFRKGKINLPSLVQLACSDVVFLIQLNWVPFCEPLISLLADDTILKTGVAVRDDIKDLQKLSSFKDKGVVDLGEIARHIGLETHGLRNLAANLLDFRISKGAQCSNWANKELTHQQIVYAATDAWVSRLIHIRMEETGLMAGISFD; encoded by the coding sequence ATGATGTATGATCCAGAACTATATAAGCGCAAAATTACTAAAGAAGAGATAAACGCGCTGCCTTTACGACGATATGATGGTGACATCTGTCTTATTCGAACAGAAGGTGAACTGCAGTATGCAGTTAACCGTATGAGAGAGGAGGACTTGCTCGGTTTTGATACCGAAACAAGGCCAACTTTCCGGAAAGGCAAAATAAATCTTCCTTCTTTGGTACAATTAGCGTGCTCGGATGTTGTCTTCCTCATCCAATTGAACTGGGTACCGTTTTGTGAACCTCTTATTTCGTTACTTGCCGACGATACTATTCTTAAAACCGGAGTAGCCGTCAGAGACGACATTAAAGATTTGCAGAAGCTGTCTTCGTTCAAAGACAAGGGTGTGGTGGACTTGGGAGAGATCGCCCGTCATATAGGTCTTGAAACTCATGGATTGCGTAATTTAGCCGCAAATCTTTTGGATTTCAGGATCTCAAAGGGAGCACAATGCTCCAACTGGGCGAACAAGGAGCTGACACATCAACAGATAGTCTATGCAGCTACTGATGCTTGGGTTAGCCGTCTTATTCACATTAGAATGGAAGAGACCGGTCTTATGGCTGGCATTTCCTTTGATTAA
- a CDS encoding 4Fe-4S binding protein, whose translation MTKLQKMCDSAADASSEASSVSPMRAGWLTVPIVGLLVLAAHFLRFGDMWLAVAIVATAGLCLTRLGWARLVCSVALFVGSFLWVKTGIDFVQIRMAVGQPWMRLAVIMASICAFSLLGAWLLSTEKAAARFYKGSAIAISQAAVFVLTCGGLWLCRIMPKNMTLLLADRFLPGSGAVEIFGIAVYAAWLCGLLLNKKTQRKARSYAWAFFSFVFFGQLALGLLGFMVFLMTGSLHLPVPALIVAGPLFRGSGFFMLILFTVSVLLVGPAWCSHLCYIGAWDDRMGRVRKGKTGCLPVWAPRLRIVLAVIVFATALGMGLSGVSVIVAVWLAAILGLIGVASMLCLSRRMKMMVHCSAFCPLGVMSNLLGKISPWRLRFSDACTKCNACASVCRYNAITPERLELGKPAFSCSLCRDCTAVCRHGAAEVRFLGITSPKLTNLFVVLVTSLHAIFLGVARM comes from the coding sequence ATGACGAAATTGCAGAAGATGTGTGATTCGGCAGCTGATGCTTCAAGTGAAGCGTCTTCTGTTTCTCCGATGCGGGCAGGTTGGCTTACTGTGCCTATAGTGGGCTTGCTTGTTCTAGCTGCACATTTTTTGCGGTTTGGCGATATGTGGCTTGCCGTGGCAATTGTCGCCACGGCTGGCTTGTGTCTTACTCGGTTAGGATGGGCACGACTGGTTTGCTCTGTCGCACTGTTTGTGGGGTCATTTTTATGGGTAAAAACAGGGATAGACTTCGTTCAGATTAGAATGGCAGTAGGGCAACCGTGGATGCGTCTTGCGGTTATTATGGCCAGTATTTGTGCTTTTAGTTTGCTTGGGGCATGGCTTCTTAGCACAGAAAAAGCTGCTGCGAGGTTTTATAAGGGGAGTGCGATTGCCATAAGTCAGGCGGCTGTATTTGTTCTCACCTGCGGTGGACTATGGCTCTGCCGTATTATGCCCAAGAACATGACATTGCTTCTTGCTGACCGTTTTTTGCCGGGCAGCGGGGCTGTAGAGATTTTTGGTATCGCCGTGTATGCAGCATGGCTGTGCGGGCTTCTTTTGAATAAAAAAACACAACGCAAAGCCCGCTCTTATGCTTGGGCATTTTTCTCCTTTGTGTTTTTTGGGCAGCTTGCACTCGGCTTGCTTGGATTTATGGTATTTCTGATGACAGGTTCGTTGCATCTTCCCGTACCGGCTCTCATTGTAGCAGGGCCATTATTCAGGGGCAGCGGCTTTTTTATGCTGATTCTTTTTACTGTCTCCGTGCTGCTGGTCGGTCCCGCATGGTGTAGTCACTTGTGTTACATCGGCGCATGGGATGACAGAATGGGGCGTGTACGCAAAGGAAAAACAGGGTGTTTGCCTGTTTGGGCCCCTAGACTTCGTATAGTTCTTGCTGTGATTGTTTTTGCTACAGCATTGGGCATGGGGCTTTCCGGTGTCTCTGTGATTGTTGCTGTGTGGCTTGCGGCAATATTGGGGCTGATTGGCGTTGCTAGTATGCTCTGCTTGAGCCGTCGCATGAAGATGATGGTACATTGCAGCGCATTTTGCCCGCTCGGTGTCATGTCGAATCTGTTAGGGAAAATTAGTCCGTGGCGTTTGCGTTTTTCCGATGCATGTACAAAGTGTAATGCTTGCGCTTCCGTATGCCGGTATAATGCCATTACGCCGGAAAGATTGGAGCTAGGAAAGCCGGCATTTTCTTGTTCGCTTTGTCGTGACTGTACTGCAGTCTGCAGACATGGAGCAGCCGAGGTACGCTTCCTTGGCATTACTTCCCCCAAACTTACCAATTTATTTGTAGTTCTTGTTACATCATTGCATGCAATTTTCTTAGGAGTAGCGCGAATGTAG
- a CDS encoding 4Fe-4S binding protein: MSKPAVESVEITSCRGISGGNCRFAMNADSSFPAAIKDVVEQTGWDNFLRTQIRGPLLHHHTFKISVAACPNGCSRPHIADIGIIRAKQPELVPNTCSHCGLCGRICPDKAISFDNGEPVFDFEQCMTCGMCMEKCPERAIHAVEDGYRVVLGGKLGRHPRLASELGGIFCEEQVLAIVAESLFYYMEQYRPKLRFGTLVEENYDSLMQRLELAKAVRCKG, encoded by the coding sequence ATGTCTAAACCAGCTGTAGAATCTGTTGAAATTACTTCTTGTCGCGGTATCTCCGGTGGAAACTGTCGTTTTGCCATGAACGCTGACAGCTCTTTTCCTGCTGCCATTAAAGACGTTGTAGAGCAGACAGGGTGGGATAACTTTTTGCGCACTCAGATTCGAGGACCGTTGCTACACCATCATACTTTTAAAATTTCTGTTGCAGCATGCCCTAATGGTTGTTCACGTCCGCATATTGCTGATATCGGGATTATACGTGCAAAGCAGCCGGAACTTGTTCCAAATACATGCTCTCACTGCGGTCTCTGTGGGCGTATCTGTCCGGACAAGGCGATCTCCTTTGATAACGGTGAGCCTGTTTTTGATTTTGAACAGTGTATGACGTGTGGCATGTGCATGGAAAAGTGTCCGGAACGAGCAATCCATGCTGTTGAGGACGGGTATAGAGTTGTGTTGGGCGGTAAGCTTGGAAGGCATCCACGCCTTGCTTCTGAACTAGGTGGTATCTTTTGTGAAGAGCAGGTTCTTGCAATTGTTGCAGAGTCTCTCTTTTACTACATGGAACAATATCGGCCAAAACTTCGCTTCGGTACTCTTGTTGAAGAAAATTATGATTCGCTGATGCAGCGGTTGGAACTGGCGAAGGCCGTTCGCTGCAAAGGATAA